A window of the Gemmatirosa kalamazoonensis genome harbors these coding sequences:
- a CDS encoding N(4)-(beta-N-acetylglucosaminyl)-L-asparaginase, with product MSISRRDFLGAGAAAAGLSLARAADAQPLVTRVVDRASLEPARRVATRPVIVSAENGYTADASGKRGIQVAWDLLNAGSDPLDAIVAGVNVVELNPEDQSVGLGGLPNEDGVVQLDASCMHGPTRRAGAVACLEGIATPSLVAKAVMDHTDHVLLVGQDAKRFALRMGFHEQNLLTEKSRERWLKWKETGGDVHNWLDTRPGAPKRTSQAFQRAHEWAAEGDLAYTTGTINMNAVTAGGDIASVTTTSGLSWKIPGRVGDSPIIGAGQYCDNTVGAAGSTGRGEANIKVCGAFLAVEFMRQGMDPQTALMKVMERVIAMTEPRLLNEKGRPFFDLQYYAVSKDGRYAGATAYEGANFAVADAKGARVEPMAFLYKSSERPSNKPLSGMAPKP from the coding sequence GTGTCGATCTCCCGTCGCGACTTCCTCGGCGCCGGTGCCGCGGCCGCCGGTCTCTCGCTCGCGCGTGCCGCCGACGCGCAGCCGCTCGTCACGCGCGTCGTCGACCGCGCCAGCCTCGAGCCCGCGCGACGCGTGGCGACGCGTCCCGTGATCGTGTCGGCCGAGAACGGCTATACCGCCGACGCGAGCGGCAAGCGCGGCATCCAGGTCGCCTGGGATCTGCTGAACGCCGGCAGCGACCCGCTCGATGCGATCGTCGCCGGCGTGAACGTCGTCGAGCTGAACCCCGAGGACCAGTCGGTGGGGCTCGGCGGGCTGCCTAACGAGGACGGTGTCGTGCAGCTCGACGCGAGCTGCATGCACGGACCGACGCGACGCGCCGGCGCCGTCGCCTGCCTGGAGGGCATCGCGACGCCGTCGCTGGTCGCGAAGGCGGTGATGGACCACACCGACCACGTGCTGCTCGTCGGCCAGGACGCGAAGCGGTTCGCGCTGCGTATGGGCTTTCACGAGCAGAACCTGCTCACCGAGAAGAGCCGCGAGCGGTGGCTCAAGTGGAAGGAGACAGGCGGCGACGTGCACAACTGGCTCGACACGCGGCCCGGCGCCCCGAAGCGCACGTCGCAGGCGTTCCAGCGCGCGCACGAGTGGGCCGCCGAGGGCGATCTCGCGTACACCACCGGCACGATCAACATGAACGCTGTCACCGCGGGCGGCGACATCGCGAGCGTGACGACGACGAGCGGGCTGTCGTGGAAGATCCCGGGACGCGTCGGCGACAGCCCGATCATCGGCGCGGGACAGTACTGCGACAACACCGTCGGCGCCGCGGGGTCGACGGGACGCGGCGAGGCGAACATCAAGGTCTGCGGCGCGTTCCTCGCCGTGGAGTTCATGCGGCAGGGGATGGACCCCCAGACCGCGCTCATGAAGGTGATGGAGCGCGTGATCGCGATGACCGAGCCGCGGCTGCTGAACGAGAAGGGCCGGCCGTTCTTCGACCTGCAGTACTACGCGGTGTCGAAGGACGGACGCTACGCCGGCGCGACCGCCTACGAGGGCGCCAACTTCGCCGTCGCCGACGCGAAGGGCGCTCGCGTGGAGCCGATGGCGTTCCTCTACAAGTCGAGCGAGCGCCCGTCGAACAAGCCGCTCTCCGGCATGGCGCCGAAGCCGTAG
- the aroH gene encoding chorismate mutase gives MIASLTDAPRVVPRMRGVRGATTVAFDAPEAVDDAVAELLHALTSMNDFGPDDVVSAIFSTTCDLRSRPPAAAARAIGWTDVPMLCMAEMEVTEPLSRCVRVLLHVAVADGRRLRPVYLREARALRPDLVVDA, from the coding sequence ATGATCGCCTCGCTTACGGACGCGCCGCGCGTCGTGCCGCGCATGCGCGGCGTGCGCGGCGCGACGACCGTCGCCTTCGACGCGCCGGAAGCGGTGGACGACGCGGTGGCGGAGCTGCTGCACGCGCTCACGTCGATGAACGACTTCGGGCCGGACGACGTGGTGAGCGCGATCTTCTCCACGACGTGCGACCTGCGCAGCCGGCCGCCCGCCGCGGCGGCGCGCGCGATCGGCTGGACCGACGTACCGATGCTGTGCATGGCGGAGATGGAGGTGACGGAGCCCCTGTCGCGATGCGTGCGCGTGCTGCTGCACGTCGCCGTCGCGGACGGTCGCCGACTGCGGCCCGTCTACCTGCGCGAGGCGCGCGCACTCCGCCCCGACCTGGTGGTGGACGCGTGA
- a CDS encoding glycosyltransferase family A protein produces MSERAITVVVPTRGLRERAELLLEAIDSVTAQHGVRCVPLVVVNGVRCDPDVMRTLRNDARVRLLLRDEADLPAALLAGRAAVDTPWFATLDDDDRLVDGAMALRLAALERSAQLDVVVTNGFRHDGACCEPNVPPDSAAEVNADPIRALLRRNWLLPGSWLCRTDAVGVSLFAGMPRYLECTWLAVRFATEHRMRWLGDPTVVYRVGSPSAESQSAAYVGGQMDALRRILSLPLPADVRAALRERVAHAYHDAAVDSLRDGALVDAWRYHAWSLVGRGGWHFLPFTRHLARASLDRS; encoded by the coding sequence GTGAGCGAGCGCGCGATCACGGTCGTGGTACCGACCCGCGGACTGCGCGAGCGCGCCGAGCTGCTGCTCGAGGCGATCGACAGCGTGACGGCGCAACACGGCGTGCGCTGCGTGCCGCTCGTCGTCGTGAACGGCGTGCGCTGCGATCCGGACGTGATGCGCACGCTGCGCAACGACGCGCGCGTGCGGCTGCTGCTGCGCGACGAGGCCGACCTTCCCGCTGCGCTCCTCGCCGGTCGCGCCGCCGTGGACACGCCGTGGTTCGCGACGCTCGACGACGACGATCGGCTCGTCGACGGCGCGATGGCGCTGCGGCTCGCCGCGCTGGAGCGGTCGGCGCAGCTCGACGTCGTCGTGACGAACGGCTTCCGTCACGACGGCGCGTGCTGCGAGCCGAACGTGCCGCCCGACAGCGCCGCGGAGGTGAACGCGGATCCGATTCGCGCGCTGCTGCGTCGCAACTGGCTTCTCCCCGGCTCGTGGCTCTGTCGGACGGACGCGGTGGGCGTGTCGCTGTTCGCGGGGATGCCGCGCTACCTCGAGTGCACGTGGCTCGCGGTGCGCTTCGCGACCGAGCACCGCATGCGCTGGCTCGGCGACCCGACGGTAGTCTACCGCGTCGGCAGCCCCTCGGCGGAGTCCCAGTCCGCGGCGTACGTCGGCGGGCAGATGGACGCGCTCCGCCGGATCCTGTCGCTGCCGCTGCCGGCCGACGTGCGTGCCGCCCTGCGGGAGCGCGTCGCCCACGCCTACCACGATGCGGCCGTCGACTCGCTGCGCGACGGCGCGCTCGTCGACGCATGGCGCTATCACGCGTGGTCGCTCGTGGGTCGCGGCGGCTGGCACTTCCTGCCGTTCACGCGCCATCTCGCGCGCGCATCGCTCGACCGCTCGTGA
- a CDS encoding Uma2 family endonuclease has protein sequence MSEPAGGPRFLTVDEYRALEATSELRHEYVRGAVRAMTGASRRHIRIVLNIARRLMDAAGSGCRVYVNDLRVRVDEDVFYYPDVVVSCEEPDDGHEEAAPGFVVEVLSPSTEATDRHEKAVYYARKPGLQSFLLVHQHDRRVERHHRDDDGTWRRDDVTGSGDVTVPCPATSLTLDEIYAGVEREGGEPWPRPRRVREPEPQL, from the coding sequence ATGAGCGAACCCGCCGGCGGACCGCGCTTCCTGACGGTCGACGAGTACCGCGCGCTCGAGGCGACGTCGGAGCTGCGACACGAGTACGTGCGCGGTGCCGTGCGGGCGATGACCGGCGCGTCGCGGCGTCACATCCGGATCGTGCTCAATATCGCCCGCCGTCTCATGGACGCCGCCGGCAGCGGGTGCCGCGTCTACGTGAACGACCTTCGTGTGCGCGTCGACGAGGACGTCTTCTACTATCCGGACGTCGTCGTGTCATGCGAGGAGCCCGACGACGGTCACGAGGAGGCCGCGCCCGGTTTCGTCGTCGAGGTGCTGTCGCCGTCCACGGAAGCGACCGACCGACACGAGAAGGCGGTCTACTACGCGCGCAAGCCCGGTCTGCAATCGTTCCTCCTTGTACACCAGCACGACCGTCGCGTGGAGCGGCACCACCGGGACGACGACGGCACGTGGCGGAGAGACGACGTCACCGGCAGCGGCGACGTCACGGTGCCGTGTCCGGCGACGAGTCTCACGCTCGACGAGATCTACGCCGGCGTCGAGCGCGAGGGCGGCGAGCCGTGGCCGCGGCCGCGTCGCGTGCGCGAACCGGAGCCGCAGCTCTGA
- a CDS encoding GMC oxidoreductase, translating to MTHASTVDTDVCIVGAGPAGLVVARELVARGREVVLLESGAEEPDDEADALNDGDVVGDRYAGLRVTRRRQVGGAMQSWNTPVRGAPGAKWVPLDRVDVDGRWPFDGATLRPYYERAQTLCGLGPYAYDAASWARPETGRAPVQLEGHGLVSRVYQLGARQALLGPTLQRLRESGNATLLTRATVTRLATEAWRVRHAVVASPDGVRRLVRARRFVLAAGAVENARLLLASGDGAGLGNAWGLVGRGFMEHPRDTAITLFPRPGAYRDLGFYDAHVVDGTTILGRLALDANTVRAHDLPNASGTLLPRIRQWGARWLRGGHGWSRRRAPRLAYDGLTVLLNVEQRPHADNRVVLGRRGDVYGVPVPELHWRWHTEEHARLVRLRAVVARGLASLGRVHVRDDASPDPNAHHHAGTTRMHEDPREGVVDADGRVHAVENLYVAGASVFPTAGFANPTLTIVALALRLADHLAAGER from the coding sequence GTGACGCACGCGTCGACGGTCGACACCGACGTCTGCATCGTCGGCGCGGGGCCGGCCGGGCTCGTGGTCGCGCGCGAGCTCGTCGCGCGCGGGCGCGAGGTCGTGCTGCTGGAGAGCGGCGCCGAGGAACCCGATGACGAGGCCGACGCGCTGAACGACGGCGACGTGGTCGGCGACCGCTACGCGGGGCTGCGCGTCACGCGCCGCCGGCAGGTCGGCGGCGCCATGCAGAGCTGGAACACCCCCGTGCGCGGCGCGCCCGGCGCGAAGTGGGTGCCGCTCGACCGGGTGGACGTCGACGGCCGCTGGCCGTTCGACGGCGCGACGCTGCGCCCGTACTACGAGCGCGCGCAGACGCTGTGCGGCCTGGGGCCATACGCGTATGACGCGGCGTCGTGGGCGCGCCCCGAGACGGGGCGTGCACCGGTCCAGCTCGAGGGGCATGGGCTCGTGTCACGGGTGTATCAGCTCGGCGCGCGTCAGGCGCTGCTGGGGCCCACCTTACAGCGCCTGCGCGAGTCCGGCAACGCGACGCTGCTCACGCGCGCCACGGTCACGCGGCTGGCGACGGAAGCGTGGCGCGTACGCCACGCCGTCGTGGCCTCGCCCGATGGCGTGCGGCGACTCGTGCGCGCGCGGCGCTTCGTGCTCGCCGCCGGCGCGGTGGAGAACGCGCGGCTGCTGCTCGCGTCGGGCGACGGCGCGGGGCTCGGCAACGCGTGGGGACTGGTCGGGCGCGGCTTCATGGAGCATCCGCGCGACACGGCGATCACGCTGTTCCCGCGGCCGGGCGCGTACCGGGACCTCGGTTTCTACGACGCGCACGTCGTCGACGGCACCACGATACTCGGCCGCCTCGCGCTCGACGCGAACACGGTGCGCGCGCACGATCTGCCGAACGCGTCGGGCACGCTGCTGCCGCGGATCCGGCAGTGGGGCGCGCGATGGCTGCGGGGGGGACATGGCTGGTCGCGCCGGCGCGCGCCCCGGCTCGCGTACGACGGACTCACCGTGCTGCTGAACGTCGAGCAGCGGCCGCACGCGGACAACCGCGTGGTGCTCGGCCGCCGCGGCGACGTGTACGGCGTCCCCGTGCCGGAGCTGCACTGGCGCTGGCATACCGAGGAGCACGCGCGTCTGGTGCGGCTCCGCGCGGTGGTCGCGCGCGGGCTCGCCTCGCTGGGCCGGGTGCACGTGCGCGACGACGCGTCGCCCGACCCGAACGCGCACCACCACGCGGGCACCACGCGCATGCACGAGGATCCGCGCGAGGGCGTCGTGGACGCGGACGGACGCGTGCACGCCGTGGAGAACCTCTACGTCGCCGGCGCGTCGGTGTTCCCCACGGCGGGGTTCGCGAACCCCACGCTCACGATCGTCGCGCTCGCGCTGCGGCTCGCCGACCACCTCGCGGCCGGCGAGCGTTAG
- a CDS encoding prephenate dehydratase domain-containing protein — protein sequence MDTPGPLRAVGAALGPRVAYQGEPGAFGEAAIAQRWEGHAVAVGATTFPRVIGLLLARQVDLAVLPTWNSTIGPILGAHELLYDNRTRVEVIDEVALPVHHAVLALPGASLASVRAVGSHHAALGQCARFFAEHPLVTAYEAFDTAGAARELAALVGGAPQGLTPPWYASVPQAAPETLAVIASEAAAQRHGLVVLASAVQDHADNETRFAVLRRHEGGRA from the coding sequence ATGGACACGCCCGGACCGCTCCGCGCAGTCGGCGCCGCGCTCGGCCCGCGCGTCGCGTATCAGGGCGAGCCCGGCGCGTTCGGCGAGGCCGCGATCGCCCAGCGCTGGGAGGGCCACGCGGTCGCCGTCGGCGCGACCACCTTTCCGCGCGTGATCGGGCTGCTGCTCGCGCGCCAGGTGGACCTCGCGGTGCTCCCGACGTGGAACTCGACCATCGGGCCGATCCTCGGCGCGCACGAGCTGCTGTACGACAACCGCACGCGCGTCGAGGTCATCGACGAGGTGGCGCTCCCCGTGCACCACGCGGTGCTCGCGCTCCCGGGCGCGTCGCTCGCCTCGGTGCGCGCGGTCGGCAGCCATCACGCGGCGCTCGGCCAGTGCGCGCGGTTCTTCGCCGAGCACCCGCTCGTCACCGCGTACGAGGCGTTCGACACGGCGGGCGCGGCGCGCGAGCTCGCGGCGCTCGTGGGCGGCGCGCCGCAGGGGCTCACCCCGCCGTGGTACGCGAGCGTGCCCCAGGCGGCGCCCGAGACGCTCGCCGTCATCGCGAGCGAGGCGGCGGCGCAGCGTCACGGGCTCGTGGTGCTCGCGAGCGCCGTGCAGGACCACGCCGACAACGAGACGCGCTTCGCCGTGCTGCGCCGCCACGAGGGAGGACGCGCATGA
- a CDS encoding aspartate ammonia-lyase, translated as MRPSICPGAPGGKHAASAPLPRARASASFDRMTETTLSPSSVAEQLRATAFLQGFPDSYFWRLSRAMVPRHFAADETLFQEGRPRELFAIVVSGAVAIEKSAEGHTARLGTLGAGEAVGEGLLLGDTAKHGTTARAIGDVEALILTHEALESLVKEAPQLYAALVQRSARTIAQRLRVASATLVGHGRVMAFSGGGMRREHDLLGEREVPEAAMYGVQTLRALENFPITGVALREFPELVCALAMVKESAALANRDLGLLGTEVADAIVAAAREVAEGRHHEHFLVDMIQGGAGTSTNMNANEVIANRALELLGRRRGEYDVVHPNNHVNLSQSTNDVYPTAVKLALHASIDRLREAMRDLAQAFLTKGREFAPLLKMGRTQLQDAVPMTLGQEFTAFGHTILEDVDRLGEVQGLIREINMGATAIGTRINAPQGYTEAVRAHLSRVFGRELITAPDLVEATADTGVFVQLSGVMKRCAVKLSKICNDLRLLASGPRAGLGEINLPAMQPGSSIMPGKVNPVIPEVVNQVCFDVIGGDVAVTLAAEAGQLQLNVFEPVIAYRLLGSLAELRNACVVLRERCIEGITANADRMRYFVEHSIGIVTALVPVLGYETATDIARSALESGRGVYDLVLERGLLTREALDRVLNPEAMVGSAEGVPL; from the coding sequence ATGCGGCCGAGTATATGCCCGGGCGCACCCGGCGGAAAGCACGCGGCATCCGCTCCCCTACCCCGCGCACGGGCGTCCGCTAGCTTCGACCGCATGACCGAGACGACTCTCTCCCCATCCTCCGTCGCCGAGCAGCTGCGGGCCACGGCGTTCCTGCAGGGGTTCCCCGACTCGTACTTCTGGCGGCTGTCGCGCGCCATGGTCCCGCGGCACTTCGCCGCCGACGAGACGCTGTTCCAGGAAGGACGGCCGCGCGAGCTGTTCGCGATCGTCGTCTCCGGCGCGGTGGCGATCGAGAAGTCGGCCGAGGGGCACACGGCGCGACTGGGCACGCTCGGGGCCGGCGAGGCGGTCGGCGAGGGGCTGCTGCTCGGCGACACGGCGAAGCACGGCACCACCGCGCGCGCCATCGGCGACGTCGAGGCGCTCATCCTCACGCACGAGGCGCTCGAGTCACTCGTGAAGGAGGCGCCGCAGCTCTACGCCGCGCTCGTCCAGCGGTCGGCGCGCACCATCGCCCAGCGGCTGCGCGTCGCGTCGGCGACGCTCGTCGGCCACGGACGCGTGATGGCGTTCTCCGGCGGCGGCATGCGACGCGAGCACGACCTGCTCGGCGAGCGCGAGGTGCCCGAGGCCGCGATGTACGGCGTGCAGACGTTGCGCGCGCTGGAGAACTTCCCCATCACCGGCGTCGCGCTGCGCGAGTTCCCCGAGCTCGTCTGCGCGCTCGCCATGGTGAAGGAGTCCGCGGCGCTCGCCAACCGCGACCTCGGCCTGTTAGGCACCGAGGTCGCCGACGCGATCGTCGCGGCGGCGCGCGAGGTGGCCGAGGGGCGGCACCACGAGCACTTCCTCGTCGACATGATCCAGGGTGGCGCGGGCACCTCGACGAACATGAACGCGAACGAGGTGATCGCGAACCGCGCGCTGGAGCTGCTCGGGCGCCGCCGCGGCGAGTACGACGTGGTGCACCCGAACAACCACGTGAACCTCAGCCAGTCGACGAACGACGTCTACCCGACGGCGGTGAAGCTCGCCCTGCACGCGAGCATCGACCGGCTGCGCGAGGCGATGCGCGACCTCGCGCAGGCGTTCCTGACGAAGGGGCGCGAGTTCGCGCCGCTGCTGAAGATGGGGCGCACCCAGCTGCAGGACGCGGTGCCGATGACGCTCGGCCAGGAGTTCACCGCGTTCGGCCACACGATCCTCGAGGACGTCGACCGGCTCGGCGAGGTGCAGGGGCTGATCCGCGAGATCAACATGGGCGCGACCGCGATCGGCACGCGCATCAACGCGCCGCAGGGATACACCGAGGCGGTGCGCGCGCATCTCTCGCGTGTGTTCGGCCGCGAGCTGATCACCGCCCCCGACCTCGTCGAGGCGACGGCGGACACCGGCGTGTTCGTGCAGCTCTCGGGCGTGATGAAGCGCTGCGCGGTGAAGCTCTCGAAGATCTGCAACGATCTGCGTCTGCTCGCGTCGGGGCCGCGCGCCGGCCTCGGTGAGATCAATCTCCCGGCCATGCAGCCGGGGAGCTCGATCATGCCGGGCAAGGTGAACCCGGTGATCCCCGAGGTCGTGAACCAGGTGTGCTTCGACGTCATCGGCGGCGACGTCGCGGTCACGCTCGCGGCGGAGGCCGGGCAGCTTCAGCTCAACGTGTTCGAGCCGGTGATCGCGTACCGGCTGTTAGGCAGCCTGGCCGAGCTGCGCAACGCGTGCGTGGTGCTGCGCGAGCGGTGCATCGAGGGGATCACGGCGAACGCCGACCGGATGCGGTACTTCGTCGAGCACTCGATCGGGATCGTCACCGCGCTCGTGCCGGTGCTCGGCTACGAGACGGCGACCGACATCGCGCGCAGTGCGCTGGAGTCCGGACGAGGTGTGTACGATCTCGTGCTGGAGCGTGGGCTGCTCACGCGCGAGGCGCTCGACCGCGTGCTGAACCCGGAGGCGATGGTCGGTTCGGCGGAGGGCGTGCCGCTGTGA
- a CDS encoding tetratricopeptide repeat protein, producing the protein MRSTLPPIVLAVATIAIAACTWRDGEPAVRIIPDPAGQRAASLLDAADTAMAHGKPDIARAALASAYGQPTPSPDVAYRVARLADRLDDVGTAARAYRRYLALAPTSPVADSVRTRLLALVSGPMRARIVDPLGVEQLVATGEVEPATDSAPTGAHHPAAKPHRPRR; encoded by the coding sequence ATGCGCAGCACTCTCCCCCCGATCGTGCTCGCCGTCGCCACGATCGCCATCGCCGCCTGCACGTGGCGCGACGGGGAGCCGGCGGTTCGCATCATTCCCGATCCCGCCGGACAGCGGGCCGCGTCGCTGCTGGACGCCGCGGACACCGCCATGGCGCACGGCAAGCCCGACATCGCCCGCGCCGCGCTCGCCTCCGCCTACGGCCAGCCGACGCCGAGCCCGGACGTGGCGTACCGCGTGGCCCGGCTCGCCGACCGGCTCGACGACGTCGGCACGGCGGCCCGCGCCTATCGTCGCTACCTCGCGCTCGCCCCGACGAGCCCGGTCGCGGACTCCGTGCGGACCCGGCTGCTCGCGCTCGTGTCCGGCCCGATGCGCGCGCGCATCGTCGACCCGCTCGGCGTCGAGCAGCTCGTGGCGACGGGCGAGGTCGAGCCCGCGACGGACAGCGCGCCGACCGGCGCGCACCATCCTGCCGCGAAGCCCCATCGTCCTCGCCGTTAG
- a CDS encoding alkaline phosphatase family protein, giving the protein MTRDTERPPARLVVLGVDAASPELLDRWIGDGTLPNLRALAERGLVARTRGVEGFFIGSTWPSAYTGTSPAKHGVHYLLQLVPGTYALHRVADAAFVTREPFWRAVSRAGMRVAVLDVPLTRLDESLNGVQVVEWGGHDALYGFRTHPRELARELTSRHGSHPLGPSCDGARRSADDYAALVERLTLGARRKGEWTRELLARGGWDLFVQVFTEAHCAGHQCWHLHDAAHPAHDPAVVARTGDPLERVYRAVDDALGDVLAAAGTDTHVVVFSAHGMSHWFGAQFLLREILLRLSVTVADRSRERGAPSLARRLWHALPEVVRRPVRALLRAVRPTPPTHAIPSLAFDPARSRCFPLNNGLAVGGIRLNLVGREPQGVLRPGAEAQAFCDELAADLLAIVDERTGAPLVRRVLRTDDLYAGEARDALPDLLVEWSDDVPTGSTALAGGAAARVRARSPKIGVVEGANDYGRTGEHRPGGWLLAAGPGIAPGRLDRVLSPYDLAPTLTAMLGVELPDSDGAPVPEIVRRDAWSTESSSRLSPG; this is encoded by the coding sequence GTGACCCGCGACACCGAGCGCCCGCCGGCGCGGCTCGTGGTGCTCGGCGTCGATGCCGCGTCGCCCGAGCTGCTCGACCGGTGGATCGGCGACGGCACGCTCCCGAACCTGCGCGCGCTCGCCGAACGCGGGCTGGTGGCGCGCACGCGCGGCGTGGAGGGATTCTTCATCGGGTCGACGTGGCCGTCGGCGTACACCGGCACGAGCCCCGCGAAGCACGGCGTGCACTACCTGCTGCAGCTCGTGCCGGGCACGTACGCGCTGCACCGCGTGGCCGACGCGGCGTTCGTCACGCGGGAGCCGTTCTGGCGCGCGGTGAGCCGGGCGGGCATGCGCGTCGCGGTGCTCGATGTGCCGCTCACGCGACTGGACGAGTCGCTGAACGGCGTCCAGGTGGTGGAGTGGGGCGGGCACGACGCGCTGTACGGCTTCCGCACGCATCCACGGGAGCTCGCGCGAGAGCTGACGTCGCGGCACGGGTCGCACCCGTTAGGCCCGTCGTGCGACGGCGCACGCCGCTCGGCCGACGACTACGCGGCGCTCGTCGAGCGGCTGACGCTCGGCGCGCGGCGCAAGGGAGAATGGACGCGCGAGCTGCTCGCGCGCGGCGGGTGGGATCTGTTCGTCCAGGTCTTCACCGAGGCGCACTGCGCGGGACACCAGTGCTGGCACCTGCACGACGCCGCGCATCCCGCGCACGATCCCGCCGTCGTCGCGCGCACCGGCGATCCGCTCGAGCGCGTGTACCGCGCCGTCGACGACGCGTTGGGCGACGTGTTGGCCGCGGCCGGCACCGACACGCACGTCGTCGTGTTCTCGGCGCACGGCATGTCGCACTGGTTCGGCGCCCAGTTCCTGCTCCGGGAGATCCTGCTGCGGCTCAGCGTCACCGTGGCGGACCGATCGCGCGAGCGGGGTGCGCCGTCGCTCGCGCGCCGGCTGTGGCACGCGCTGCCCGAGGTCGTGCGTCGCCCGGTGCGCGCGCTGCTCCGCGCGGTGCGTCCGACGCCGCCGACCCACGCGATCCCGTCGCTCGCGTTCGACCCCGCGCGCAGCCGGTGCTTCCCGCTGAACAACGGGCTCGCCGTCGGCGGCATCCGGCTCAACCTCGTCGGGCGCGAGCCGCAGGGCGTGCTGCGGCCCGGCGCCGAGGCGCAGGCGTTCTGCGACGAGCTCGCGGCGGATCTGCTCGCGATCGTCGACGAGCGCACCGGTGCGCCGCTCGTGCGCCGCGTGCTGCGCACCGACGACCTGTACGCCGGCGAGGCGCGCGATGCGCTCCCCGACCTGCTCGTCGAGTGGAGCGACGACGTGCCCACGGGGAGCACGGCGCTCGCCGGCGGCGCCGCGGCGCGGGTGCGCGCGCGCTCGCCGAAGATCGGCGTGGTGGAGGGCGCGAACGACTACGGGCGCACCGGCGAGCACCGTCCCGGCGGGTGGCTCCTCGCGGCGGGACCGGGGATCGCGCCGGGCCGCCTCGATCGCGTGCTCTCCCCGTACGATCTCGCGCCGACGCTCACCGCCATGCTCGGCGTCGAGCTGCCCGACAGCGACGGCGCGCCGGTGCCCGAGATCGTGCGCCGCGACGCGTGGAGCACCGAGTCGTCATCCCGGCTTTCGCCGGGATGA